The Rhododendron vialii isolate Sample 1 chromosome 8a, ASM3025357v1 genome has a window encoding:
- the LOC131298634 gene encoding zinc finger BED domain-containing protein RICESLEEPER 2-like, with protein MGVIMSESPVGLSAQSTNPIDSSGPSRPSQRTSSPLQSPSPLDNHTSGNESDKVEILLDKVSDGNDDDDGKRLRSLYWAHYNVVKIQGVYKAICKYCAVKICGETKNETSHLSQHYIRKHQKKDTMRLQVLTNNFIAKDRPPLLTSYNFDHGTTQTELANAIIMHEHSLSIVDHVGFKRYSNALQSLFKVLCRNTMKAEIFKIYECQRGKTMSMVVSNASTLAITTDMWTSNNQKKGFMAVTSHFIDDS; from the exons ATGG GAGTAATTATGTCTGAATCACCTGTCGGATTAAGTGCTCAGTCAACAAATCCGATTGATAGTTCTGGTCCTTCTAGACCATCACAACGAACTAGTAGCCCCTTACAATCACCATCCCCTCTCGACAACCATACAAGTGGAAATGAGAGTGACAAAGTCGAAATACTATTAGATAAAGTTTCTGATGGCAATGACGATGATGATGGAAAAAGGTTAAGAAGTCTTTATTGGGCTCATTATAATGTGGTGAAAATTCAAGGGGTTTACAAGGCCATTTGCAAGTATTGTGCAGTTAAAATTTGTGGAGAAACAAAGAATGAAACTTCGCATTTATCACAACACTATATTCGGAAACACCAAAAGAAGGATACTATGAGGCTGCAAGTTCTAACCAACAATTTCATTGCCAAAGACCGTCCTCCTCTACTAACTTCATATAACTTTGATCATGGTACGACACAGACAGAACTTGCAAATGCTATAATCATGCATGAGCATTCTCTTTCAATTGTGGACCATGTTGGATTTAAGAGGTATTCAAATGCACTTCAATCTTTATTTAAGGTGCTGTGTAGAAACACAATGAAGGCTGAAATATTCAAGATTTATGAGTGCCAGAGGGGGAAGACAATGAGTATGGTGGTGAGTAATGCAAGTACATTGGCTATCACAACGGATATGTGGACTTCGAATAATCAAAAGAAAGGCTTCATGGCTGTCACATCACACTTTATTGACGATTCTTGA